The Metabacillus sediminilitoris genome window below encodes:
- a CDS encoding flagellar brake protein, translating into MLSIGDVIFLETKTDNVERFKCKLVERKGNQLYIDYPTNASTGRTAYLMIGTELSVSFVNKDQQAFRFQTVVTGRVKDRIPMISLAYPGEDDVIRIQRREFVRIDVTLDVAVHPVNNEFQPFVAVTTDISAGGAAIILPKSTKLKQDQELIVWFSLPFQNEKIEYIKIKAKIVRFLPMENESFQKAPLQFLEIDEATRQTLLRYCFNQQIQMRRKGLIKE; encoded by the coding sequence GTGCTAAGTATTGGTGATGTCATTTTTTTAGAAACGAAAACGGATAATGTTGAAAGATTTAAATGCAAGCTTGTAGAAAGAAAAGGAAATCAGCTTTATATAGATTATCCAACAAATGCAAGTACAGGACGAACAGCCTATCTGATGATTGGTACTGAACTTTCAGTATCGTTTGTAAATAAAGATCAACAAGCTTTTCGTTTTCAGACGGTTGTTACAGGTCGTGTGAAGGATAGGATTCCAATGATATCATTGGCATATCCAGGTGAAGATGACGTAATCCGTATACAAAGAAGAGAATTTGTTAGGATTGATGTTACGCTAGATGTTGCAGTTCATCCAGTCAATAATGAATTTCAGCCTTTTGTAGCTGTAACCACTGATATTAGTGCAGGAGGTGCAGCAATAATCCTCCCTAAATCCACAAAATTAAAGCAGGATCAAGAACTGATAGTTTGGTTTTCATTACCATTTCAGAATGAAAAGATTGAATACATAAAAATAAAAGCAAAAATTGTTCGATTTCTTCCTATGGAGAATGAATCATTTCAAAAAGCTCCATTGCAATTTTTGGAAATCGATGAAGCTACTCGTCAAACATTATTACGTTACTGTTTTAACCAACAAATTCAAATGCGTAGAAAAGGGCTTATTAAAGAATAA
- a CDS encoding asparaginase gives MKNILLIHTGGTISMKEDETTGEVKPGDKNPLVFQTNEIPNIHFFTHELFHLPSPHITPNNMLEIKTFIEKNVNTHSIDGVVITHGTDTLEETAFFLDITLSLSIPVVITGAMRSSNELGSDGLYNLISSLKVATSEKAKDLGVLVVMNDEIHTAKNVTKTHTSNIATFQSPQYGPIGIVNKGGVVFHHKPLLNKPLNVSKLDKKVFLLKAYAGMDDSLFQAIEQHNIDGLVIEALGQGNLPPTLLPGLKKLLNKGIPIVLVSRCFNGIVQDIYGYEGGGRHLKELGMIFSNGLNGQKARLKLMIALETTSDREKLEEIFSI, from the coding sequence TTGAAAAATATACTTTTAATACACACAGGCGGAACAATATCAATGAAAGAAGACGAAACAACAGGTGAAGTAAAGCCTGGAGATAAGAATCCACTCGTATTCCAAACAAACGAGATCCCAAATATCCATTTTTTCACACACGAATTATTTCATTTACCATCACCACATATAACACCTAATAATATGCTGGAAATCAAAACCTTTATTGAAAAAAATGTTAATACACATTCTATTGATGGAGTTGTCATTACACACGGAACAGACACACTTGAAGAGACGGCATTTTTCCTTGATATCACGTTATCGTTATCTATTCCTGTCGTTATCACAGGTGCGATGAGATCGAGTAATGAATTAGGCTCAGATGGTTTGTATAATCTTATATCATCATTAAAAGTTGCCACTTCCGAAAAAGCCAAGGATCTGGGTGTGCTTGTTGTGATGAATGATGAAATACACACAGCAAAAAATGTAACGAAAACTCATACAAGTAATATTGCAACCTTCCAAAGTCCACAATACGGACCAATTGGCATCGTAAATAAGGGAGGCGTTGTCTTCCATCATAAACCATTATTAAACAAGCCATTGAATGTTTCTAAACTTGATAAAAAAGTATTTTTACTTAAAGCATATGCTGGAATGGATGATTCTTTATTCCAAGCAATTGAACAACATAATATCGATGGATTAGTTATTGAAGCATTAGGCCAAGGGAATTTACCGCCAACACTACTGCCTGGCTTAAAAAAACTTTTAAATAAAGGTATACCAATTGTTCTTGTATCACGTTGTTTTAATGGTATTGTTCAAGATATTTATGGCTATGAAGGTGGAGGAAGGCATTTAAAGGAATTAGGTATGATTTTTAGTAATGGTTTGAATGGTCAAAAAGCAAGACTGAAATTAATGATTGCTTTAGAAACAACATCAGATCGAGAAAAGCTTGAAGAAATATTTTCAATCTAA
- a CDS encoding MerR family transcriptional regulator has protein sequence MSIQEGKYNIKAVSKLLGIQSGTLRAWERRYHVIAPKRNEAGHRLYTEEHINILKWLIKKVDNGFTISQAVNLLENNEIIVGNHEIHKNKDIDQSLQLMDKLIKSLLAFDEYDSNERLNEAFSLYSVEKVVIEIIGTILMKVKEQRDLGRITSAQEHFLYSFFRSRLGYIFHSIPVNRLLPKAIAVCGPNDSSELELLIFSIFLRRNSFDVLYIGASIANHEFDHILNQVKPAFLFLSCTLGENVIKTFELVDHLTLKYQNVKIGLYGAGFSQVLSSMNSPYEDYLVGETKQQWQRWMKDKLVH, from the coding sequence ATGTCTATTCAGGAAGGTAAATACAATATTAAGGCTGTTTCAAAATTGCTAGGGATACAGTCTGGAACCTTAAGGGCGTGGGAGCGAAGATATCATGTGATTGCACCAAAAAGAAATGAAGCAGGTCATCGTTTATATACAGAGGAACATATTAACATTTTAAAATGGCTGATCAAGAAAGTTGATAATGGTTTTACAATTAGTCAAGCAGTTAATCTGTTAGAAAACAATGAAATAATAGTGGGTAATCATGAAATACATAAAAATAAAGACATTGACCAATCATTGCAACTCATGGACAAACTTATAAAATCCTTGTTAGCTTTTGATGAATACGATTCAAATGAAAGGTTAAATGAGGCGTTTAGTCTTTATTCTGTTGAAAAAGTTGTTATAGAGATAATTGGAACTATACTAATGAAAGTGAAGGAACAACGGGACTTAGGAAGAATAACATCTGCACAAGAACATTTTTTATATTCTTTTTTTCGTTCACGTTTAGGCTACATTTTTCATTCTATACCTGTAAATAGATTGTTACCAAAAGCAATTGCTGTTTGTGGTCCTAATGATTCATCAGAGCTTGAATTACTCATATTTTCAATTTTTTTGCGAAGAAACAGTTTTGACGTGCTATACATAGGGGCAAGTATTGCAAATCATGAATTTGATCATATTCTAAATCAAGTAAAGCCAGCGTTTTTATTTTTATCGTGTACATTAGGTGAAAATGTAATAAAAACGTTTGAACTTGTTGACCATTTAACATTAAAATATCAAAATGTAAAAATTGGGCTTTATGGTGCCGGATTTAGTCAAGTATTAAGTTCAATGAATTCACCTTATGAAGATTATTTGGTAGGTGAAACGAAGCAGCAGTGGCAAAGATGGATGAAAGATAAATTAGTCCATTAA
- a CDS encoding genetic competence negative regulator, with protein sequence MRLERLNYDKIKIFLTTDDLKDRGLTKEDLWKDSLKVHQLFRDMMNEASAELGFEAHGPIAVEVYSLHAQGMVVIVTNSNEPAEIDDDFSDDYIEMQVKLDENIDVIYEFETFEDIIQLSNCLHQQHVYEGMLIFYQERYYLLLSDDQQVELDNLVAVLAEYGSPSTLTVHRLKEYGKILMEDKAIQEIFKYFGPK encoded by the coding sequence ATGCGGCTAGAGCGACTGAACTATGACAAAATAAAAATTTTCTTAACAACTGATGATTTAAAAGACAGAGGGCTTACAAAAGAAGATCTCTGGAAAGATTCATTAAAGGTACACCAATTATTTAGAGACATGATGAATGAAGCAAGCGCAGAATTGGGCTTTGAGGCGCATGGTCCAATTGCTGTCGAAGTGTATTCGCTTCATGCTCAAGGGATGGTAGTGATTGTAACTAATAGTAATGAACCAGCTGAAATAGATGATGATTTTTCTGATGATTATATTGAAATGCAAGTGAAATTGGATGAAAACATTGATGTCATCTATGAATTTGAAACATTTGAAGATATCATTCAACTATCAAATTGTCTTCATCAACAACATGTTTACGAAGGGATGCTCATTTTCTATCAAGAACGCTATTATTTGCTTTTAAGTGATGATCAACAGGTTGAACTTGACAATTTAGTTGCAGTATTAGCAGAGTATGGCAGCCCATCAACTTTAACAGTCCATAGATTAAAAGAATATGGGAAAATCCTTATGGAAGATAAAGCAATCCAAGAAATCTTTAAATATTTTGGTCCTAAATAA
- the ypeB gene encoding germination protein YpeB, translating to MIRGILIGILSLAVIGSGYWGYKEHQEKNAVLIQAENNYQRAFHDLSYRVDQLHDRIGATLAMNSKKSLSPALVDVWRITSEAQSDVGQLPLALLPFNKTEEFLAGISDFSYRTAVRDLEKEPLSDDEYKTLEQMYTKSEEIQNELRNVQHLAIENNLRWMDVELALASGQKQADNTIIDGFKTVEENVEGYSEADFGTSFMSNEKEINKGFKELEGKEINEAEAKKIAKTFVSNGVSDVKVAKNGEGSKFEFYSVSMHDKKNNVDVNMDLTQKGGHPIFLVQNREVKKQSISLNEASNSARKFLEKHGFKDLDLFESDQYDNIGVFSFVSINEGVRIYPDAIKMKVALDDGKVIGFSARDYLAAHKKREIEKPKISKEAAAKMLNPSLAVQEDRLAIIVDEFGEEVLCFEFLGTINKDTYRIFINAENGNEEKIEKLKNPEPIFQEV from the coding sequence ATGATACGTGGAATATTAATTGGTATTTTATCACTAGCTGTCATAGGCTCCGGATATTGGGGATATAAAGAACATCAAGAAAAGAACGCGGTGCTTATACAAGCAGAGAATAATTATCAACGGGCCTTTCATGATTTATCATACCGAGTAGACCAATTACATGATCGGATCGGTGCAACACTTGCTATGAATTCAAAGAAATCATTATCACCTGCATTAGTAGACGTTTGGAGAATTACATCTGAAGCACAATCTGATGTAGGTCAATTACCTTTAGCTTTACTTCCATTTAATAAAACAGAAGAATTTTTAGCAGGAATAAGTGATTTTAGTTATCGAACTGCAGTACGAGACTTGGAAAAGGAACCACTTTCAGATGACGAATACAAAACATTAGAACAGATGTATACAAAGTCTGAAGAAATTCAAAACGAACTAAGAAATGTACAGCATTTAGCAATTGAAAATAATTTGCGATGGATGGATGTTGAATTAGCACTTGCTTCTGGCCAAAAACAAGCTGATAATACAATTATTGATGGATTTAAAACAGTTGAAGAAAATGTAGAAGGATATTCTGAAGCTGATTTTGGCACCAGTTTTATGTCGAATGAAAAAGAAATAAACAAGGGATTTAAAGAACTAGAAGGTAAAGAAATTAATGAAGCTGAAGCAAAAAAAATTGCAAAAACATTTGTTTCTAACGGTGTTTCAGATGTAAAGGTAGCTAAAAATGGAGAAGGTTCGAAATTTGAATTTTATAGTGTCTCCATGCACGATAAAAAAAATAACGTAGATGTGAATATGGATTTAACACAAAAAGGCGGACATCCGATATTTTTAGTGCAAAATCGTGAGGTTAAAAAACAATCGATTAGTTTAAATGAAGCTTCAAACAGTGCTAGAAAATTTTTAGAAAAGCACGGGTTTAAGGATCTTGATCTCTTTGAAAGTGATCAATATGATAATATCGGCGTTTTTTCATTTGTTTCAATTAACGAAGGTGTGAGAATTTACCCTGATGCAATTAAGATGAAGGTTGCTTTAGATGATGGAAAAGTTATTGGTTTTTCTGCAAGAGATTATTTAGCAGCTCATAAAAAAAGAGAAATTGAGAAGCCTAAAATTTCAAAAGAGGCGGCTGCAAAAATGTTGAACCCAAGCTTGGCGGTTCAAGAGGACAGATTAGCTATAATCGTTGATGAATTTGGTGAAGAAGTCCTGTGTTTTGAATTTTTAGGTACAATTAACAAAGATACTTATCGTATTTTTATAAATGCTGAAAACGGAAATGAAGAAAAAATAGAAAAGTTGAAGAACCCAGAACCAATTTTTCAAGAAGTATAA
- a CDS encoding metallophosphoesterase, with protein sequence MSFKAKENHLTKHIIKFDKFPKSFHTINIFFISDIHRRIVSDKLLETIPPSIDFVVIGGDLTESGVPFKRVEQNIKRLKKIAPVFFVFGNNDYEVGKERLESLLLKQGITILNNSAAFITSQHNEKLAILGVEDMTLERDKLDLAVRKAAQADFKLLISHNPDIYHKVDENAGISLILSGHTHGGQIRLFGFGLYEKGKIHFLKKATLLISNGYGTSGIPLRLGAPAEAHYIQLKANQ encoded by the coding sequence ATGAGTTTTAAGGCCAAAGAAAATCATCTAACAAAACACATCATAAAATTTGATAAATTCCCAAAAAGTTTTCATACAATCAATATCTTTTTTATTTCAGATATCCATCGGAGAATCGTTTCTGATAAATTATTAGAAACGATACCGCCTTCCATTGATTTTGTTGTAATTGGTGGGGACTTAACAGAATCAGGGGTACCTTTTAAAAGAGTTGAGCAAAATATCAAACGTTTAAAGAAGATTGCACCTGTTTTTTTTGTATTTGGAAATAACGATTATGAAGTAGGCAAGGAAAGGCTTGAATCATTGCTTTTAAAACAAGGAATTACAATATTAAATAATTCAGCTGCATTTATCACATCTCAACATAATGAGAAACTGGCCATCCTTGGAGTAGAGGATATGACATTGGAAAGAGATAAGCTAGATCTTGCGGTAAGAAAAGCTGCGCAGGCAGATTTTAAATTACTAATTAGTCACAATCCTGATATCTATCACAAGGTTGATGAGAATGCAGGTATTTCGTTAATTTTAAGTGGGCATACACATGGGGGGCAAATTCGTTTATTTGGTTTTGGTTTATATGAAAAAGGAAAAATTCATTTTCTTAAAAAAGCAACCCTTTTAATAAGTAATGGCTATGGAACATCAGGTATTCCATTAAGGCTAGGAGCTCCTGCAGAGGCTCATTATATCCAATTAAAAGCTAATCAATAA
- the prsW gene encoding glutamic-type intramembrane protease PrsW — protein sequence MIAIISAGIAPGLALLSYFYLKDQYDTEPFYMVLRSFIFGALLVFPIMFIQYVLDVETVFSSKIMYTFVAVGFLEEFFKWFILFFTIYQHVHFDEHYDGIVYGVSVSLGFATLENIIYLFANGLEHAFGRAILPVSSHALFGVIMGYYLGKGKFSGGDEQKKWLLFSSLLPIFLHTIYDSILISYVNWRYIMVPFMLFLWWFALHKAKKARVNIIDSKLP from the coding sequence ATGATTGCAATTATTTCTGCGGGCATTGCCCCAGGTCTTGCTTTGTTAAGCTATTTTTATCTAAAGGATCAGTACGATACAGAGCCATTTTATATGGTGCTGCGTTCGTTTATTTTTGGGGCCCTGCTCGTTTTCCCTATTATGTTTATCCAATATGTATTAGATGTTGAAACTGTATTTTCTTCTAAAATCATGTATACCTTTGTTGCAGTAGGATTTTTAGAAGAATTTTTCAAATGGTTTATTTTGTTTTTTACCATTTATCAGCATGTTCACTTTGATGAACATTATGATGGGATTGTATATGGTGTTTCTGTTTCATTAGGATTTGCTACACTAGAAAATATCATCTATTTATTTGCCAATGGTTTAGAACATGCATTTGGCCGTGCTATATTACCTGTTTCAAGTCATGCTCTATTTGGCGTGATAATGGGCTATTATCTAGGGAAAGGGAAATTCTCGGGCGGTGATGAGCAAAAAAAATGGCTGCTCTTTTCTAGTCTATTACCGATTTTCCTGCATACTATTTATGACTCGATTTTAATAAGTTATGTAAATTGGCGTTATATTATGGTTCCATTTATGTTGTTTTTATGGTGGTTTGCTTTACATAAAGCAAAAAAAGCGAGAGTAAATATTATTGATTCAAAACTGCCCTAA
- a CDS encoding Glu/Leu/Phe/Val family dehydrogenase, translating into MVAEKSTDAKNNNLDVLKSTQTVIHNALEKLGYPEEVFELLKEPIRLMTVKIPVRMDDGSVKIFTGYRAQHNDAVGPTKGGIRFHPNVTETEVKALSIWMSLKCGIVDLPYGGGKGGIVCDPRDMSFRELERLSRGYVRAISQIVGPTKDIPAPDVFTNSQIMAWMMDEYSRIDEFNSPGFITGKPLVLGGSHGRESATAKGVTICIREAAKKRGINLKGAKVVVQGFGNAGSFLSKFMHDAGAIIVGISDAYGGLYDPNGLDIDYLLDRRDSFGTVTKLFNDTITNKELLELECDILVPAAIENQITEENAANIKASIVVEAANGPTTLEGTRILSERGILLVPDVLASAGGVTVSYFEWVQNNQGYYWTEEEVEEKLEKVMVKSFNNIYETSQNRRIDMRLAAYMVGVRKMAEASRFRGWI; encoded by the coding sequence ATGGTTGCCGAAAAAAGCACCGATGCTAAAAATAATAATTTAGATGTGTTGAAATCTACACAAACGGTGATACATAATGCTCTTGAAAAATTAGGGTATCCAGAAGAAGTATTTGAACTTTTAAAAGAACCAATTAGATTAATGACTGTGAAAATTCCTGTACGCATGGATGATGGTTCTGTAAAAATCTTTACTGGTTATCGTGCGCAACATAATGATGCGGTTGGACCAACAAAAGGCGGTATCAGATTCCATCCGAATGTAACTGAAACTGAAGTAAAGGCATTGTCCATATGGATGAGTTTAAAATGTGGAATCGTAGATCTTCCTTATGGAGGAGGTAAAGGCGGAATCGTTTGTGACCCTAGAGATATGTCATTTAGGGAGTTAGAACGTTTAAGTCGTGGCTATGTTCGTGCGATAAGTCAAATCGTTGGACCTACAAAAGATATCCCAGCTCCAGACGTTTTTACAAACTCACAAATTATGGCATGGATGATGGATGAGTATAGCCGAATAGATGAATTCAATTCTCCAGGTTTTATCACAGGTAAACCACTTGTACTAGGTGGTTCACATGGACGTGAATCTGCTACTGCAAAAGGGGTTACAATCTGTATTCGTGAAGCTGCAAAGAAAAGAGGCATCAACTTAAAAGGTGCAAAAGTGGTTGTACAAGGATTCGGTAATGCAGGTAGTTTTCTATCAAAATTTATGCATGATGCTGGAGCAATAATTGTTGGAATTTCCGATGCATATGGTGGATTATATGATCCGAATGGCTTAGATATAGATTATTTATTAGATCGTCGTGATAGCTTTGGTACTGTTACGAAACTTTTTAATGATACAATAACAAACAAAGAATTGCTTGAACTTGAATGTGATATTCTTGTTCCTGCAGCAATTGAAAATCAGATTACTGAAGAAAATGCAGCAAATATTAAGGCAAGCATTGTTGTAGAAGCTGCTAATGGTCCAACTACACTTGAAGGTACCAGAATTTTATCTGAAAGAGGAATTCTCTTAGTGCCAGATGTATTGGCAAGCGCTGGAGGCGTAACTGTTTCATACTTTGAATGGGTACAAAATAATCAAGGATATTATTGGACAGAAGAAGAAGTTGAAGAAAAACTTGAAAAAGTAATGGTTAAATCATTTAACAATATTTATGAAACAAGCCAAAACAGACGAATAGATATGCGTCTAGCTGCCTATATGGTAGGCGTTCGTAAAATGGCTGAAGCTTCAAGATTCAGAGGCTGGATCTAA
- a CDS encoding DUF2663 family protein — protein sequence MIFIEPSIQLLKDHTDEPTKKMLHHLVERKRKYETYKSKCFKAQFLTFVLAMGFIVYLYAFIVKPTGGQLEMIFHYIFNGKYHILMVLLIVGGYGSAQYFKKKEEKAETEFHNLRCEVIRKSIELWPQPTHWKKRHEVFSLMKNEFDINLFHESK from the coding sequence GTGATTTTTATCGAACCAAGTATTCAATTGCTAAAAGATCATACAGACGAACCAACAAAGAAAATGCTACATCATCTTGTTGAACGTAAACGAAAATACGAAACATATAAAAGTAAATGTTTTAAGGCGCAATTCCTAACGTTTGTGTTAGCAATGGGATTTATCGTTTATTTATATGCATTTATTGTTAAACCTACAGGTGGACAATTAGAAATGATTTTTCATTATATTTTCAACGGTAAATATCACATTTTAATGGTATTGCTTATCGTAGGCGGGTATGGATCAGCACAGTATTTTAAAAAGAAAGAGGAAAAAGCAGAGACAGAATTTCATAATTTAAGATGTGAAGTCATTAGAAAAAGTATTGAGCTATGGCCACAGCCTACTCATTGGAAAAAACGACATGAAGTATTTTCACTAATGAAAAATGAATTTGATATTAACTTATTTCACGAAAGTAAATGA
- a CDS encoding YpfB family protein: MKRFERILIKLIVIQFIALVFAQFLIQQPSIQPYFSRVVQYEGVNKITITEWLETFSGQR, encoded by the coding sequence ATGAAAAGATTTGAACGTATTTTAATCAAATTAATCGTTATTCAATTTATAGCCTTAGTATTTGCGCAATTTTTGATACAACAGCCTAGCATTCAACCATACTTTTCTCGTGTGGTTCAATATGAAGGAGTAAATAAAATAACCATTACTGAATGGCTCGAAACTTTTAGCGGGCAGAGATGA
- a CDS encoding YpdA family putative bacillithiol disulfide reductase has translation MIIEDTIIVGGGPCGLSAAIALEETGKKPLVIEKGNIVNAIYNYPTHQTFFSSSEKLEIGDVPFIIENRKPFRNQALAYYREVVRRKNIRVHSFEEVEQVEKKGNVFIVKTDKQVYEAKQIVIATGYYDHPNYMKIPGEEQSKVYHYFKEGHPYFNKDVVVIGGKNSSVDAALELVKSGARVTVLYRGTEYSPSIKPWILPEFEALVRNETIMMEFQANVIEIKENTLIYEVKGEVKEIKNDFVFAMTGYHPDHGFLKKMGVNIDSETGRPTYNPDTMETNIEGIFIAGVIAAGNNANEIFIENGRFHGQLINEEIKKRK, from the coding sequence GTGATAATAGAAGATACCATCATTGTTGGTGGAGGTCCATGTGGATTGTCAGCAGCAATTGCATTAGAAGAAACAGGAAAAAAACCATTAGTTATCGAAAAAGGGAATATTGTCAATGCAATTTACAATTATCCCACACATCAAACTTTCTTTAGTTCAAGTGAAAAGCTAGAAATTGGAGATGTACCATTTATTATAGAAAATCGTAAGCCATTTAGAAATCAAGCACTGGCTTATTACCGTGAAGTTGTTCGCAGAAAAAATATTCGTGTTCATTCTTTTGAGGAAGTGGAACAAGTAGAGAAAAAAGGAAATGTATTTATTGTTAAAACTGATAAACAAGTATATGAGGCAAAACAAATAGTTATTGCAACTGGATACTATGATCATCCTAATTATATGAAGATCCCAGGTGAGGAACAGTCAAAGGTATATCATTATTTTAAAGAAGGACATCCATACTTTAACAAAGATGTAGTAGTAATTGGTGGGAAAAATTCAAGTGTTGATGCGGCGTTAGAACTTGTGAAATCAGGAGCAAGAGTAACGGTATTGTATCGAGGAACAGAATATTCACCTAGTATAAAACCATGGATTTTACCAGAATTCGAAGCACTTGTTCGAAATGAAACAATCATGATGGAATTTCAAGCAAATGTTATTGAAATAAAAGAAAATACTCTCATATATGAAGTTAAGGGAGAAGTAAAAGAAATAAAAAATGATTTTGTGTTTGCAATGACAGGCTATCATCCGGATCATGGTTTCTTAAAGAAAATGGGTGTCAATATAGATTCTGAAACAGGTCGACCGACATATAATCCAGATACGATGGAAACGAATATTGAAGGGATTTTTATTGCAGGGGTAATTGCAGCTGGAAATAATGCGAATGAAATATTTATTGAAAATGGACGCTTTCATGGTCAACTAATAAACGAGGAAATCAAAAAAAGAAAGTGA
- the sleB gene encoding spore cortex-lytic enzyme has product MKNMRIMLMVAVVTFTSVTLQISSINVPVAHAFSNQIIQKGATGSDVIELQARLQYNGYYHGTIDGVYGWSTYWAVRNFQHMFELEEIDGLVGQKTKDMLQRSTKFYKDFVYKQINSGKRFTHYGGIPLAQQTAPTAQQIQRAKQIAEQRKQQQEQTYKSQVTQQQQQQKQQEQQQQQQQKQQEQKQQQQQQQQQQKQQEQQQQQQQQQKQQEQQQQQQQQQKQQEQQQQQQRQQKQQQQQQQAQPQQQQQKQQEQQKQEQQTTTAVNLPNGYSQNDIQLMANAVYGEARGEPYIGQVAVAAVILNRVGSATFPNTVAGVIFEPRAFTAVADGQIWLTPNEQAKKAVLDAINGFDPTEGATYYFNPNTATSSWIWGRPQIKRIGKHIFCL; this is encoded by the coding sequence ATGAAAAACATGCGCATAATGTTGATGGTTGCAGTAGTGACTTTTACTTCTGTCACCTTACAAATTTCTTCAATAAATGTCCCTGTAGCACATGCTTTTTCAAATCAGATTATCCAAAAAGGTGCAACTGGTAGTGATGTTATTGAATTGCAAGCAAGACTTCAATATAACGGGTATTACCATGGAACAATTGACGGAGTATATGGTTGGAGTACGTATTGGGCTGTTAGAAACTTTCAACACATGTTTGAATTAGAAGAAATTGATGGATTAGTAGGGCAAAAAACGAAAGATATGCTGCAAAGATCTACTAAATTTTATAAAGATTTCGTATATAAGCAAATAAATAGCGGCAAACGGTTTACACACTACGGTGGGATACCATTAGCCCAACAAACTGCTCCAACTGCACAACAAATTCAAAGAGCAAAACAAATTGCAGAACAAAGAAAACAGCAACAGGAGCAAACCTATAAGTCTCAGGTTACTCAACAACAGCAACAACAAAAACAACAGGAACAGCAACAACAGCAACAACAAAAACAACAGGAACAGAAGCAGCAACAGCAGCAACAGCAGCAACAACAAAAACAACAGGAACAGCAGCAGCAACAGCAGCAACAACAAAAACAACAGGAACAGCAGCAGCAACAGCAGCAACAACAAAAACAACAGGAACAGCAGCAGCAACAGCAGCGACAACAAAAACAACAGCAACAGCAGCAACAGGCGCAACCACAACAGCAGCAACAAAAACAACAAGAACAGCAAAAACAAGAACAACAAACAACAACGGCGGTTAATTTACCAAATGGCTATTCTCAAAATGATATTCAATTAATGGCTAATGCTGTATATGGTGAAGCAAGGGGTGAACCGTATATCGGTCAAGTAGCAGTAGCGGCAGTCATACTCAATCGTGTAGGAAGTGCAACATTCCCAAATACGGTTGCAGGAGTTATCTTTGAGCCACGAGCTTTTACAGCAGTAGCGGATGGACAAATCTGGCTAACACCTAATGAACAGGCTAAGAAAGCTGTATTAGATGCGATAAATGGATTTGATCCAACTGAAGGTGCAACATATTATTTTAACCCAAATACAGCAACTAGTTCATGGATTTGGGGTAGACCACAAATTAAACGTATCGGAAAACATATTTTCTGTTTATAG